One Torulaspora globosa chromosome 5, complete sequence DNA window includes the following coding sequences:
- the ZIM17 gene encoding Zim17p (ancestral locus Anc_3.36), whose protein sequence is MLPRLVARRPIGSLSCVLRANTTALKSPLVCLLQRYTFTTSSAILSQQEEGNGAPDGSQKLGSFKVDKPMLMIAFTCKKCSTRSSHTMSKQAYTGGTVLITCPSCKNRHLIADHLKIFRDDRVTIEDILKAKGESVSSSTDDLVFEDIPKDLQSVIGHHARDAPEDLRRKLDNETIHALPENRKTD, encoded by the coding sequence ATGTTACCACGCCTGGTTGCTAGACGGCCAATCGGCTCCTTAAGCTGCGTTTTACGCGCAAACACTACTGCGTTGAAGTCGCCGCTAGTTTGCTTATTGCAACGCTACACGTTTACCACATCATCAGCGATCCTCAGTCAGCAGGAGGAGGGAAACGGTGCTCCCGACGGGAGCCAGAAACTAGGGAGTTTCAAGGTGGATAAGCCGATGCTTATGATCGCGTTCACCTGTAAGAAGTGCAGTACCAGGTCATCGCATACAATGTCCAAACAGGCTTACACTGGCGGGACTGTGTTGATTACATGTCCCTCCTGCAAGAACAGGCACCTGATAGCTGaccatttgaagattttcCGTGATGACCGTGTCACCATCGAAGATATCCTGAAAGCCAAAGGCGAGTCTGTGTCGTCCAGCACTGACGACCTGGtgtttgaagatattccaAAAGACCTACAAAGCGTCATTGGACACCATGCCAGGGACGCACCCGAGGATCTGCGGCGAAAGCTCGACAATGAGACAATTCATGCGTTACCAGAGAATCGCAAGACGGATTGA
- the SKP2 gene encoding putative SCF ubiquitin ligase complex subunit SKP2 (ancestral locus Anc_3.35) — protein MKRLQLFSSSKYFSLSSKSSDEGTPRGRSPARTRPKRYQPVRKGAERRPRLHLLSLPSKILSQIIGQLDVNTLLSLCQVNSELYELISNEFLYRRITLDNKLSLLKFNALIHSEFRTSSALAEQNCCKQASQNVRFLVRSIEFRNPQCQDSLLKYSKYYRSNASGQEFLAGSYGFENDLTPTISNSKSRTSTISENSANSSRRHSDKLDHAVSEKYRNLYKLECQFSQYTYIELMLDIIDYLPNLSQIVLDNVQPGFKVPLWYSVLNDGSRDFFKKIISGQQSMTCKDLRTFEISADFASKYEDRFHLLPRVKRLEIRAALDKRTRRQVLLKPNLLCCFGIIDELILQNVIIDTESLEAPLEFVPFHLRLEPSGVYDLHSTIRSLTLKSCEIIPGNGILTRFYDYFKCVRELRLLEMISKFDMLLCNCFASLTELTIDCSSPCFTSEKVVNDDYYYEKEDLLDSSEQDLDSDQLSVPETLFDQPINYYVAAPPPTSPVVLAMQLKYLTKPMVQSQAGARKAAQVTRSQNDFFKSSRVPEFHRFFHYNKKLWDRLPRKNINISIVNIPFTNVFPMSPQLYCEKLLKPLEDDQQTLLPPRASLLADDQDKEHYWDCALKECLLDSVRDSTAIASYYDSNVEDLINDMDTGLLNNLENFKMFQDIPNLNAWFFLKSLSEFKSVRMHMLKQWLFCTPRSRFDWEILLKPVLNVSVPVEVRDRDGVVLYSYGSKKLPKKRAST, from the coding sequence ATGAAACGACTGCAATTGTTCAGCTCTAGCAAGTACTTTTCCCTGAGTTCCAAGAGCTCTGACGAAGGGACTCCGAGAGGAAGATCCCCAGCCAGAACCAGACCAAAAAGATACCAGCCGGTCAGGAAAGGAGCTGAGAGAAGACCTAGACTGCATCTTCTGAGTCTTCCATCGAAGATACTGTCTCAGATCATCGGACAGTTGGATGTGAACACGCTTCTATCGCTATGTCAAGTGAATTCAGAACTTTACGAGCTCATATCGAATGAGTTTTTATATCGCAGGATTACTCTGGATAACAAGCTCTCATTATTGAAATTCAATGCTCTAATACATTCCGAGTTTCGCACTTCTAGTGCCCTGGCAGAACAGAATTGCTGCAAGCAAGCGTCTCAAAACGTTAGATTCCTGGTTAGAAGCATTGAGTTTAGAAATCCTCAGTGCCAGGATTCATTGCTGAAGTATAGCAAGTACTACCGTAGCAATGCAAGTGGACAGGAGTTTTTGGCTGGTTCATATGGCTTCGAGAATGACCTTACGCCGACCATCAGCAATTCGAAGTCGCGAACCTCTACCATATCTGAAAACTCTGCAAATAGTTCACGCCGACATTCAGACAAGTTGGATCACGCAGTATCTGAAAAGTACAGGAATCTATACAAGTTGGAATGCCAATTCAGCCAGTACACTTACATTGAATTGATGCTCGATATCATTGACTATCTTCCCAATTTATCACAGATAGTCCTTGACAATGTCCAGCCTGGTTTCAAAGTTCCGCTATGGTACTCAGTGTTAAATGACGGTTCAAGggattttttcaagaagatcatcagtGGACAGCAATCGATGACCTGCAAGGACCTGAGAACCTTTGAAATCTCTGCAGACTTTGCTTCCAAGTATGAAGATAGGTTCCACTTGCTACCGAGAGTTAAGAGGCTGGAAATAAGAGCAGCGTTGGATAAAAGGACAAGGCGTCAAGTCCTTTTGAAGCCAAATCTTTTGTGTTGCTTTGGAATTATAGATGAGTTGATCTTACAAAATGTCATCATTGATACCGAATCCCTCGAGGCTCCGCTGGAATTCGTGCCGTTCCATTTGAGACTGGAACCGTCAGGAGTGTATGACCTGCATTCAACCATTCGTTCATTGACTCTAAAATCATGCGAAATAATACCTGGTAATGGCATTTTGACGCGTTTTTACGATTACTTCAAATGTGTAAGGGAGCTGCGACTTTTGGAAATGATTAGTAAGTTTGATATGCTGCTCTGCAATTGTTTTGCGTCACTCACAGAACTGACGATCGACTGCAGCAGTCCCTGCTTCACGAGCGAGAAAGTGGTTAACGATGACTACTACtatgagaaagaagattTGCTCGATTCTTCTGAGCAAGACTTAGACAGTGATCAATTATCAGTCCCAGAGACTTTGTTTGATCAGCCCATCAATTATTATGTGGCTGCTCCGCCTCCAACATCGCCGGTGGTTTTGGCAATGCAGCTAAAGTACCTGACAAAGCCTATGGTCCAAAGCCAAGCCGGTGCTAGAAAAGCAGCGCAGGTGACAAGGTCGCAGAacgattttttcaaatcttcaagagtaCCCGAGTTTCACCGTTTCTTTCACTATAACAAAAAGCTTTGGGACAGATTGCCCCGCAAGAATATCAATATCAGTATTGTCAATATTCCATTTACCAATGTATTTCCAATGTCGCCCCAATTATACTGCGAAAAGCTTCTAAAACCTCTGGAAGATGATCAACAGACACTTTTACCACCGCGTGCGTCACTGCTGGCTGACGACCAAGATAAGGAGCATTACTGGGACTGTGCTCTAAAGGAGTGCTTGCTGGATTCTGTTCGAGATTCGACCGCCATAGCATCCTACTACGATTCGAACGTAGAGGACTTAATCAACGATATGGACACAGGGCTGCTAAATAACCtcgaaaacttcaagatgttTCAAGACATACCTAATTTAAACGCATGGTTTTTTCTCAAGTCGCTATCAGAATTCAAATCTGTTCGAATGCACATGTTGAAGCAATGGCTGTTTTGCACGCCCAGAAGCAGATTTGACTGGGAAATACTTCTGAAGCCGGTGCTAAACGTCAGTGTGCCAGTAGAGGTTAGAGACCGGGATGGTGTTGTATTATATTCATATGGTTCAAAAAAGCTGCCCAAAAAAAGAGCTAGTACATAA
- the STB1 gene encoding Stb1p (ancestral locus Anc_3.37) has translation MTMLNGASSQEEAQMSPEKEQEIANRILKRAELAQMTRQLKMKLGKVPTSREASPVKVRKRRGDGGCDEEIKEAIAKVSPVKKGCVETKAGEEDHGSRSPVKQLKGWSTPPPAPPASSSSLLPDRRNQQEIPTTPRRVKGHHHTVPPAITSSSSGEDVNSRTMALLATPKNRSLGRKLGTSESDVGADLLMYLATSPYLSAATAGHQPASVPSTPRNYMSSGVALEDSHDAIRFSHMKHQTSSPQSTFKAPTHFVRHGTYSQGHAAQFPPSSSELLMDSPAIYMAASSSPQKRRQLAVQPPTNVPTTPSRELRSSSHLWKTPNFNMGDYVHALFSPSPRVTSSATSRPSSTHDMRSSKS, from the coding sequence ATGACGATGCTGAACGGAGCCAGTAGCCAGGAGGAGGCCCAGATGTCGCCTGagaaggagcaggagaTCGCAAATCGGATTCTTAAACGGGCAGAACTGGCACAGATGACACGacagctgaagatgaaactTGGTAAAGTACCCACGTCGAGGGAAGCTTCGCCAGTGAAGGTCCGGAAGAGACGGGGAGATGGCGGCTGCGACGAAGAGATAAAGGAGGCAATCGCGAAGGTGTCTCCCGTGAAGAAAGGTTGTGTAGAAACAAAGGCAGGCGAGGAAGACCACGGCTCCCGGTCGCCCGTGAAACAGCTGAAGGGCTGGAGCACGCCGCCGCCGGCTCCGCCGgcgtcctcttcatcgctaCTGCCAGACAGGAGGaatcagcaagagatcCCTACGACTCCAAGACGCGTAAAAGGCCATCATCACACGGTGCCGCCGGCGATAACATCGAGCTCCTCTGGCGAAGACGTGAATTCACGGACCATGGCATTGCTGGCGACCCCGAAGAACAGGTCTTTGGGCAGGAAGCTGGGCACTAGTGAAAGCGACGTTGGCGCGGACTTGCTGATGTATCTCGCCACCAGCCCTTACTTGTCCGCGGCAACCGCCGGCCACCAGCCAGCAAGCGTGCCATCGACACCAAGAAACTACATGTCTAGCGGAGTGGCGCTGGAGGATTCGCACGACGCCATCCGCTTTTCCCATATGAAGCACCAAACATCCTCTCCGCAAAGTACGTTCAAGGCCCCAACGCATTTCGTCAGGCACGGCACCTACAGCCAAGGACACGCTGCCCAGTTTCCGCCCTCTTCCTCGGAGCTGCTGATGGACTCTCCGGCCATATACATGGCCGCTTCATCCTCGCCGCAAAAGAGGCGGCAGCTCGCAGTGCAGCCCCCCACCAACGTCCCGACGACGCCCTCGAGAGAGCTACGGTCATCCTCCCACCTCTGGAAGACACCAAACTTCAACATGGGGGACTACGTCCACGCGCTTTTCAGTCCCTCGCCAAGAGTCACTAGTTCTGCTACGAGCAGGCCGAGTTCGACCCACGACATGCGCTCCTCCAAGAGCTAG